One Williamwhitmania sp. genomic region harbors:
- a CDS encoding sulfite exporter TauE/SafE family protein has translation MPHLDNLLFSLLIYIGSFFAGLLGSLTGLGGGVVVVPMLTVLFGVDIHFAAGASLISVIATSSGSASAYVKEGYSNIRIGMFLEMATTIGAVVGALLAGILSANSISIIFAGILVYSAFSSILRRKGNVTYTEEDRYAKLLKLNGEYPTGNGMERYSVRNVPFGFGLSTVAGIMSGLLGIGGGAIKVIAMDRIMKIPFKVSTTTSNFMIGVTAAASAGIYLKNGFIHAALVMPVMLGVLTGAFLGAKVLTTASSKTLKAVFTAIILVLAFEMLKNGLK, from the coding sequence ATGCCACACCTCGATAATCTACTCTTTTCGCTCCTGATCTACATCGGCTCCTTTTTTGCCGGGCTGCTGGGATCGCTAACCGGTTTGGGCGGGGGAGTGGTGGTGGTTCCCATGCTTACGGTGCTGTTTGGAGTAGATATTCACTTTGCGGCGGGTGCATCGCTCATCTCGGTTATTGCCACCTCCTCGGGCTCGGCCTCCGCCTACGTTAAAGAGGGCTACTCGAACATCCGAATTGGCATGTTTTTGGAGATGGCAACTACCATCGGCGCGGTTGTTGGCGCCCTGTTGGCAGGTATACTCTCCGCCAACTCTATTTCAATCATTTTTGCCGGAATTCTTGTGTACTCTGCATTTTCGTCCATTCTTAGAAGGAAGGGAAATGTTACCTATACCGAAGAGGACAGGTATGCCAAATTACTAAAGCTAAATGGCGAGTATCCCACGGGTAACGGAATGGAGCGTTACTCAGTGCGGAATGTTCCTTTTGGGTTTGGCCTTTCCACCGTTGCCGGAATAATGTCGGGATTGCTGGGCATAGGTGGCGGTGCCATAAAGGTGATAGCCATGGATAGGATTATGAAAATACCGTTCAAGGTATCCACCACCACCAGTAACTTTATGATTGGGGTAACCGCCGCGGCTAGTGCAGGCATATACCTCAAAAATGGGTTTATCCATGCTGCCCTTGTAATGCCGGTAATGCTGGGAGTGTTAACCGGTGCCTTTCTGGGTGCCAAGGTGCTAACCACCGCCTCCTCCAAGACTTTAAAAGCTGTATTTACGGCAATTATTCTAGTGCTGGCCTTCGAAATGCTTAAAAACGGACTGAAATGA
- a CDS encoding thioesterase family protein — protein MLKAFDFEMEMQVRDYECDIQGIVNNSVYQNYLEHCRHKFLNTVDLDFATMHNDGIDAVVIRAELEYKSSLKPGDDFLVRLKMGRKGNLRLIFDQEILRKSDMKVAIEARIFAALIRNGRPVSPDLLMDKFTSAGITLEEVK, from the coding sequence ATGTTGAAAGCGTTTGATTTTGAGATGGAAATGCAGGTTCGCGACTACGAGTGCGACATTCAGGGCATTGTAAACAATTCGGTGTATCAGAACTATCTGGAGCACTGTAGGCATAAGTTTCTCAACACTGTTGACCTCGATTTTGCCACAATGCACAACGATGGCATCGATGCCGTGGTGATACGCGCCGAGCTGGAGTATAAGTCGTCGCTTAAGCCTGGTGACGATTTTCTGGTGAGGTTGAAGATGGGGCGGAAGGGTAACCTTCGCTTGATTTTTGATCAGGAGATTTTGCGTAAGTCGGATATGAAGGTGGCCATTGAAGCGCGCATTTTTGCTGCGCTCATTCGGAATGGTCGCCCTGTTTCACCCGATTTGCTCATGGATAAGTTTACCTCAGCAGGTATTACGCTTGAGGAGGTGAAGTAG
- a CDS encoding DUF1634 domain-containing protein — protein MSKPQGKTKGLDGSIEVALGNLLRVGVIAAGAVVIIGAIFFLARHGTEIPSYHIFKADPFNFSDFRDLLNGVIALRSVSIMELGVLLLIATPVIRVLFSVFAFIYEKDYMYVAFTLIVLLVLIYSFLPR, from the coding sequence ATGAGTAAGCCACAAGGTAAAACCAAGGGCCTGGATGGGAGCATCGAAGTTGCGCTGGGAAACCTGCTCCGTGTTGGCGTGATTGCCGCCGGTGCCGTGGTTATTATCGGTGCCATCTTCTTTTTGGCAAGGCACGGAACGGAGATTCCCAGCTACCATATTTTTAAGGCCGACCCCTTCAACTTTTCCGATTTCCGGGATTTGCTCAACGGTGTAATCGCGCTGCGGTCCGTCTCCATAATGGAGCTAGGGGTATTGCTGCTCATTGCCACGCCCGTTATTAGGGTTCTCTTTTCTGTATTTGCCTTTATCTATGAGAAGGACTACATGTATGTTGCCTTTACGCTCATTGTTCTCCTTGTTTTAATCTACAGCTTCTTACCTCGCTAG
- a CDS encoding DUF4180 domain-containing protein, whose protein sequence is MKIDVINIEGNSVAEVVSDGIEIRNTDDVLDIMGNCSYQGAGSIVIQERNIIPEFFDLKMGIAGEILQKFSTYGMRLAVVGDFSKYTSKSLRDFIYESNRVGRINFVSSTEEARTALAKR, encoded by the coding sequence ATGAAGATAGATGTTATAAACATTGAGGGAAATAGCGTAGCCGAGGTGGTGTCCGATGGCATTGAAATACGCAATACTGACGATGTGCTGGATATTATGGGGAACTGTAGCTACCAGGGAGCTGGAAGCATTGTTATTCAAGAAAGGAATATCATCCCCGAGTTTTTCGATTTAAAGATGGGTATTGCTGGTGAGATACTCCAAAAGTTTTCTACATACGGTATGCGGCTTGCCGTTGTGGGCGATTTCTCTAAGTACACGAGCAAGAGCCTGCGCGATTTTATTTACGAAAGCAACAGGGTTGGGCGAATCAACTTTGTGAGCTCTACGGAGGAGGCAAGAACGGCGTTGGCGAAGCGTTAG
- a CDS encoding aldo/keto reductase — protein MQKIVLNNSVEMPILGFGVYQVPDAEECERSVFEAINTGYRLIDTAAAYLNEEAVGNAIKKSGVAREELFITTKLWIQDTGYETTKQAFDKAMKRLQLDYLDLYLIHQPMGDIYGSWRAMEELYSEGRIRAIGVSNFQPDRLIDLIIHNKVVPAVNQIETHPFHQQIETQKFLNENNVQIESWGPFAEGRNDIFKNELLLSFAGKYKKTVAQVILRWLTQRGVVAIPKSVHRERIVENFNIFDFELSPEDMNAIVSLDTKKSQFFDHRDPEMVKWLGSRKLDI, from the coding sequence ATGCAAAAGATAGTTTTGAACAATAGCGTAGAGATGCCCATTTTAGGTTTTGGAGTTTACCAGGTACCCGATGCTGAAGAGTGTGAAAGAAGCGTTTTTGAGGCAATTAATACCGGCTATCGGCTCATTGATACGGCAGCGGCCTACCTGAATGAAGAGGCTGTTGGGAACGCAATCAAAAAAAGTGGGGTGGCACGGGAAGAGCTCTTTATCACCACCAAGCTCTGGATTCAGGATACCGGTTACGAAACCACGAAACAGGCTTTTGATAAGGCGATGAAACGGTTACAGCTGGATTATTTAGACCTATATCTTATTCATCAACCCATGGGAGACATTTACGGTTCGTGGCGGGCCATGGAGGAGCTGTATAGTGAAGGCAGAATTAGAGCCATAGGGGTTAGCAACTTCCAACCAGACCGCTTAATTGACCTGATTATCCATAACAAGGTGGTTCCTGCGGTTAATCAGATTGAGACGCACCCATTCCATCAGCAAATTGAAACCCAGAAATTTCTGAATGAGAACAACGTTCAGATTGAATCGTGGGGACCATTTGCCGAAGGGAGAAATGACATTTTTAAGAATGAGCTGCTGCTCTCCTTCGCTGGGAAATATAAGAAAACGGTTGCCCAAGTAATTCTGCGCTGGCTGACACAGAGAGGCGTAGTGGCTATTCCAAAATCGGTTCACAGGGAGAGAATTGTGGAAAATTTTAACATTTTCGACTTTGAGCTAAGCCCCGAAGATATGAACGCCATTGTATCGCTCGACACCAAGAAAAGTCAATTTTTCGACCATCGCGATCCAGAGATGGTGAAGTGGTTGGGCAGTAGAAAACTTGATATCTAA